In one Achromobacter spanius genomic region, the following are encoded:
- a CDS encoding recombinase family protein: MHGQRIGYVRVSSFDQNPERQLEQIQVDKVFTDKASGKDTRRPELERLLAFVREGDTVVVHSMDRLARNLDDLRRLVQGLTQRGVRIEFLKEHLTFTGEDSPMANLMLSVMGAFAEFERALIRERQREGIALAKQRGAYRGRKKSLSSERIAELRQRVEAGEQKTKLAREFGISRETLYQYLRTDQ, translated from the coding sequence TTGCACGGTCAGCGCATCGGTTACGTCCGCGTCAGCAGCTTCGACCAGAACCCAGAACGGCAGCTCGAACAGATCCAGGTGGATAAAGTGTTCACCGACAAGGCGTCGGGCAAGGACACACGGCGGCCCGAACTGGAACGGCTGCTCGCCTTCGTGCGCGAAGGCGACACGGTCGTGGTGCACAGCATGGATCGTCTGGCGCGCAACCTCGACGACCTGCGCCGCCTGGTGCAGGGCCTCACCCAGCGCGGCGTACGCATCGAGTTCCTTAAGGAGCATTTGACCTTCACCGGCGAGGACTCGCCGATGGCGAACCTGATGCTGTCGGTAATGGGCGCGTTCGCCGAGTTCGAACGCGCCTTGATCCGCGAGCGGCAGCGCGAGGGCATCGCGCTCGCCAAGCAGCGCGGGGCCTACCGTGGCAGGAAGAAATCCCTGTCGTCTGAGCGTATTGCCGAACTGCGCCAACGTGTCGAGGCTGGCGAGCAAAAGACCAAGCTGGCTCGTGAATTCGGAATCAGTCGCGAAACCCTGTATCAATACTTGAGAACGGATCAGTAA
- a CDS encoding Tn3 family transposase: protein MPRRSILSAAERESLLALPDTKDELIRHYTFSETDLSIIRQRRGPANRLGFAVQLCYLRFPGVILGVDEPPFPPLLKLVADQLKVSVESWDEYGQREQTRREHLVELQTVFGFQPFTMGHYRQAVQLLTEMALQTDKGIVLASTLIEHLRQQSVILPALNAVERASAEAITRANRRIYDALAEPLSDAHRRRLDDLLKRRDNGKTTWLAWLRQSPVKPNSRHMLEHIERLKAWQALDLPSGIERSVHQNRLLKIAREGGQMTPADLAKFEAQRRYATLVALAIEGMATVTDEIIDLHDRILGKLFNAAKNKHQQQFQASGMAINAKVRLFGRIGQALIEAKQAGRDPFAAIEAVMSWDAFAESVTEAQKLAQPEDFDFLHRIGESYATLRRYAPEFLAVLKLRAAPAAKDVLDAIEVLRGMNSDNARKVPADAPTEFIKPRWQKLVMTDTGIDRRYYELCALSEMKNALRSGDIWVQGSRQFKDFEDYLVPPAKFASLKQASELPLAVATDCNRYLNDRLTLLETQLATVNRMATANELPDAIITESGLKITPLDAAVPDTAQALIDQTAMILPHVKITELLLEVDEWTGFTRHFAHLKSGDPAKDKNLLLTTILADAINLGLTKMAESCPGTTYAKLAWLQAWHIRDETYGAALADLVNAQFRHPFAEHWGDGTTSSSDGQNFRTGSKAESTGHINPKYGSSPGRTFYTHISDQYAPFHTKVVNVGVRDSTYVLDGLLYHESDLRIEEHYTDTAGFTDHVFALMHLLGFRFAPRIRDLGDTKLYIPKGDAAYDALKPMIGGTLNIKHVRAHWDEILRLATSIKQGTVTASLMLRKLGSYPRQNGLAVALRELGRIERTLFILDWLQSVELRRRVHAGLNKGEARNALARAVFFNRLGEIRDRSFEQQRYRASGLNLVTAAVVLWNTVYLERAAHALRGNGHAVDDALLQYLSPLGWEHINLTGDYLWRSSAKIGAGKFRPLRPLQPA, encoded by the coding sequence ATGCCACGTCGTTCAATCCTGTCCGCCGCCGAGCGCGAAAGCCTGCTGGCGTTGCCGGACACCAAGGATGAGTTGATCCGTCACTACACGTTCAGCGAAACCGACCTCTCCATCATCCGGCAGCGGCGCGGCCCGGCCAACCGGCTGGGCTTCGCCGTGCAGCTCTGTTACCTGCGCTTTCCTGGTGTCATCCTGGGCGTCGATGAGCCGCCGTTTCCGCCCTTGTTGAAACTGGTCGCCGACCAGCTCAAGGTCAGCGTCGAAAGCTGGGACGAATACGGGCAGCGGGAGCAGACCCGGCGCGAGCACCTGGTCGAACTGCAAACGGTGTTCGGCTTCCAGCCCTTTACCATGGGCCACTACCGGCAGGCCGTCCAGTTGCTGACCGAGATGGCCTTGCAGACCGACAAGGGCATCGTGCTGGCCAGCACCTTGATCGAGCACCTGCGGCAGCAGTCGGTCATTCTGCCTGCCCTCAACGCCGTCGAGCGGGCGAGCGCCGAAGCAATCACCCGCGCCAACCGGCGCATCTACGATGCCTTGGCCGAACCGCTGTCGGACGCGCATCGCCGCCGCCTCGACGATCTGCTCAAGCGTCGGGACAACGGCAAAACGACCTGGCTGGCCTGGCTGCGCCAATCGCCCGTCAAACCGAATTCGCGGCACATGCTGGAACACATCGAACGCCTCAAAGCGTGGCAGGCGCTCGACCTGCCTTCTGGCATCGAGCGGTCGGTGCACCAGAACCGCCTGCTCAAGATCGCCCGTGAGGGTGGCCAGATGACGCCCGCCGACCTGGCCAAGTTCGAGGCGCAGCGACGCTATGCCACCCTGGTGGCGCTTGCCATCGAGGGCATGGCCACCGTCACCGACGAAATCATCGACCTGCACGACCGCATCCTGGGCAAGCTGTTCAACGCCGCCAAGAACAAGCATCAGCAGCAATTCCAGGCGTCCGGCATGGCGATCAACGCCAAGGTGCGGCTGTTCGGCCGCATCGGCCAGGCGCTGATCGAGGCCAAGCAGGCGGGCCGCGATCCGTTCGCCGCCATCGAGGCCGTCATGTCCTGGGATGCCTTCGCCGAGAGCGTCACCGAAGCGCAGAAGCTTGCGCAGCCCGAGGACTTCGATTTCCTGCACCGCATCGGCGAAAGCTACGCCACGCTGCGCCGCTACGCGCCGGAATTCCTTGCCGTGCTCAAGCTGCGGGCCGCTCCCGCCGCGAAGGACGTGCTCGACGCCATCGAGGTGCTGCGCGGCATGAACAGCGACAACGCCCGCAAGGTGCCCGCCGACGCGCCGACCGAGTTCATCAAGCCGCGCTGGCAGAAGCTGGTCATGACCGACACCGGCATCGACCGGCGCTACTACGAACTGTGCGCGCTGTCGGAGATGAAGAACGCGTTGCGTTCCGGCGACATCTGGGTGCAGGGGTCGCGCCAGTTCAAGGACTTCGAGGACTACCTGGTGCCGCCCGCGAAATTCGCCAGCCTCAAGCAGGCCAGCGAATTGCCGCTGGCCGTGGCCACCGACTGCAACCGGTACCTGAACGACCGGCTGACGCTGCTGGAAACACAGCTTGCCACCGTCAACCGTATGGCGACGGCCAACGAGCTGCCGGACGCCATCATCACCGAGTCAGGCTTGAAGATCACGCCGCTCGACGCGGCGGTACCCGACACCGCCCAAGCGCTGATCGACCAGACGGCAATGATCCTGCCGCACGTCAAGATCACCGAACTGCTGCTGGAGGTGGACGAATGGACGGGCTTCACTCGGCATTTCGCGCATCTGAAATCGGGCGACCCGGCCAAAGACAAGAACCTGTTGCTGACCACGATCCTCGCCGACGCGATCAACCTGGGCCTGACCAAGATGGCGGAGTCTTGCCCCGGCACGACCTACGCCAAGCTGGCTTGGCTGCAAGCCTGGCACATCCGCGACGAAACCTACGGGGCGGCGCTGGCCGATCTGGTCAACGCACAGTTCCGCCATCCCTTCGCCGAGCACTGGGGCGACGGCACCACCTCATCGTCGGACGGCCAGAACTTCCGCACCGGCAGCAAGGCCGAGAGCACCGGCCACATCAACCCGAAATACGGGAGCAGCCCAGGGCGGACGTTCTACACCCACATTTCTGACCAGTACGCGCCATTTCACACCAAGGTCGTGAACGTCGGCGTGCGCGATTCGACCTACGTGCTCGACGGCCTGCTGTACCACGAGTCCGACTTGCGGATCGAGGAGCATTACACCGACACGGCGGGCTTCACCGATCACGTCTTCGCCCTGATGCACCTCCTGGGCTTCCGCTTCGCGCCGCGCATCCGCGACCTGGGCGACACCAAGCTCTACATCCCGAAGGGCGACGCCGCCTATGACGCGCTGAAACCCATGATCGGCGGCACGCTCAACATCAAGCACGTCCGCGCCCATTGGGACGAAATCCTGCGGCTGGCCACCTCGATCAAGCAGGGCACGGTGACGGCCTCCCTGATGCTCCGAAAGCTCGGCAGCTACCCACGCCAGAACGGCCTGGCCGTGGCGCTCCGCGAGCTGGGCCGCATCGAGCGCACGCTGTTCATCCTGGACTGGCTGCAAAGCGTGGAACTGCGCCGCCGCGTGCATGCCGGCCTGAACAAGGGCGAGGCGCGCAATGCGCTGGCCAGGGCAGTGTTTTTCAACCGCCTGGGTGAAATCCGCGACCGCAGTTTCGAGCAGCAGCGCTACCGGGCTAGCGGCCTCAATCTGGTAACGGCTGCCGTCGTGTTGTGGAACACGGTCTATCTGGAACGGGCTGCGCACGCGCTGCGTGGCAACGGCCATGCCGTTGATGACGCGCTGTTGCAGTACCTGTCGCCGCTCGGTTGGGAGCACATCAACCTCACCGGCGATTACCTCTGGCGCAGCAGCGCCAAGATCGGCGCGGGCAAGTTCAGGCCGCTACGACCGCTGCAACCGGCTTAG
- a CDS encoding PadR family transcriptional regulator, producing MKENSTPRAMEHHDLLSGLIRLHVLHHAAAQEIYGQWMIDELAHHGYRLSPGTLYPMLHKMERDGYLVSRQERDGRTVRKLYTITPKGKEGLALAKERIREFTGEAMHK from the coding sequence ATGAAAGAGAACTCAACACCTCGCGCCATGGAGCACCACGATCTGCTATCGGGGCTGATCCGCCTGCACGTGCTGCACCACGCAGCCGCGCAGGAGATCTATGGGCAGTGGATGATTGACGAACTGGCCCACCACGGCTACCGACTTTCTCCCGGAACGCTGTACCCGATGCTTCACAAGATGGAGCGCGACGGATACCTAGTTTCGCGCCAGGAGCGCGACGGACGCACCGTGCGAAAGCTCTACACGATCACGCCCAAGGGCAAGGAAGGCTTGGCGCTGGCCAAGGAACGCATCCGGGAGTTCACCGGGGAGGCAATGCACAAATGA
- the chrA gene encoding chromate efflux transporter translates to MTGSTNTVQHEAVATRGSPVEVFGAFLKLGLTSFGGPIAHLGYFRSEFVERRRWLDDRSYSDLVALCQFLPGPASSQVGMALGLGRAGWLGLLAAWAGFTLPSAIALILFAFGIAEYQGLAQSGWVHGLKVVAVAIVAQAVWGMAKSLCPDRPRAALAILAALLTMILPSAAGQIVAILLAGLLGWWTLKISQPGGGQAHSYPVSRRLGVIALLLFATPLVLLPLCAAATGSSTIALLDGVYRSGALVFGGGHVVLPLLQATVVPSGIVSNADFLAGYGAAQAVPGPLFTFSAYLGAIAHGPLHGWIGGLALLGTIFLPAFLMLVGALPFWAALRHRAGIQTTMAGINAGVVGILVSALYDPVWTSAIHGKADFGLALLSFGLLTVGRVPPALVVLLAGLAGWVMAMGI, encoded by the coding sequence ATGACAGGCTCCACCAACACCGTACAGCACGAAGCTGTAGCTACGCGCGGTTCACCCGTTGAAGTCTTCGGCGCCTTCCTTAAACTGGGATTGACCTCCTTCGGTGGGCCGATCGCGCATCTGGGTTATTTCCGCTCGGAGTTTGTCGAGCGCCGCCGCTGGCTGGATGACCGCAGCTATTCCGATCTGGTCGCCTTGTGCCAGTTTCTTCCGGGTCCGGCCAGCAGCCAGGTGGGCATGGCGCTTGGGCTGGGTCGCGCTGGCTGGTTGGGCTTGCTGGCGGCGTGGGCAGGGTTCACTTTGCCATCGGCCATCGCGCTAATCCTGTTTGCCTTCGGCATCGCTGAGTACCAGGGACTAGCCCAGTCCGGGTGGGTGCATGGTCTCAAGGTAGTCGCCGTGGCCATCGTAGCTCAGGCGGTGTGGGGCATGGCCAAGTCGTTGTGCCCTGACCGGCCACGCGCTGCCCTGGCCATTCTGGCGGCACTGCTGACCATGATCCTACCCTCAGCAGCGGGACAGATTGTCGCGATCTTGTTGGCAGGACTGCTGGGCTGGTGGACGCTGAAGATTTCACAACCTGGCGGTGGCCAAGCTCACAGCTACCCGGTCTCGCGCAGACTGGGCGTCATTGCGCTGCTTCTGTTTGCAACACCGCTTGTCTTGCTGCCCCTATGTGCAGCAGCCACGGGATCGTCCACGATAGCGCTGCTGGATGGGGTGTACCGTTCCGGTGCGCTAGTCTTCGGCGGTGGGCACGTTGTGCTGCCGCTGCTGCAAGCCACCGTGGTGCCCAGCGGCATCGTCAGCAACGCAGACTTCCTAGCTGGCTATGGCGCTGCCCAGGCCGTGCCGGGACCGCTGTTCACTTTTTCGGCGTATCTTGGCGCAATAGCCCACGGCCCGCTGCATGGCTGGATTGGCGGCCTGGCTCTGCTGGGCACCATATTCCTCCCAGCCTTCCTCATGCTGGTCGGCGCATTGCCGTTCTGGGCGGCGCTTCGCCACCGGGCGGGTATTCAGACGACCATGGCGGGCATCAACGCCGGCGTGGTTGGTATCCTGGTATCGGCCTTATATGACCCGGTGTGGACAAGCGCCATCCACGGCAAGGCGGACTTCGGGTTGGCGTTGCTCTCGTTCGGGCTGCTCACAGTGGGGCGCGTGCCGCCAGCGCTCGTGGTGCTGCTGGCTGGCTTGGCAGGCTGGGTCATGGCGATGGGCATCTGA
- a CDS encoding universal stress protein encodes MSKVLACIDASHYAAAVCDLSAWAAHRLSWRVELLHVVQRKSAVTARHDLSGAIGLGVKSELLEELTRIEEAQGKLAVEGGRALLATAEERLRAAGIGDVSTVHLHGGIVETIIEREAEAGLVVMGKRGASSEFAAGHLGSKIERVLRASNKPLFVAPERHVPPMRAVIAYDGGKSIARAIALLTSTPMLDGLPIHLVRAGAESQENRAQMEQVVQLFAQSGRTATFSITPGAPEKVIADCVAGGPMSVLVMGAYGHSPLRNLIVGSTTTAMIRAVEVPILLAR; translated from the coding sequence ATGTCGAAAGTACTTGCATGCATCGATGCCTCCCACTACGCCGCCGCGGTCTGCGACTTGTCAGCCTGGGCGGCGCACCGTCTTTCCTGGAGAGTTGAACTGCTGCATGTTGTGCAGCGAAAAAGCGCGGTGACAGCGCGGCACGACCTTAGTGGCGCTATCGGGCTAGGTGTGAAAAGCGAGCTGCTAGAAGAGCTGACTCGCATCGAAGAAGCGCAAGGAAAACTGGCGGTCGAAGGTGGCCGCGCCCTCTTGGCGACCGCTGAAGAGCGATTACGGGCTGCCGGCATCGGCGACGTCAGTACGGTGCACCTCCATGGTGGCATTGTGGAAACCATTATCGAGCGCGAAGCCGAGGCTGGCTTGGTGGTGATGGGCAAGCGGGGAGCGTCGAGCGAATTCGCCGCCGGCCATCTCGGATCGAAAATCGAGCGCGTGCTTCGAGCCAGTAACAAGCCGCTATTTGTTGCTCCCGAGCGGCACGTGCCGCCAATGCGCGCTGTGATTGCCTACGATGGCGGAAAGTCTATTGCTAGAGCGATTGCATTGCTGACAAGCACGCCGATGCTGGACGGTCTGCCAATACACCTCGTGAGGGCTGGCGCGGAGTCGCAGGAGAATCGAGCCCAGATGGAGCAGGTCGTTCAGCTATTCGCGCAAAGCGGGCGAACGGCAACTTTTTCGATTACCCCGGGGGCTCCAGAGAAAGTTATCGCTGACTGCGTAGCCGGTGGTCCGATGTCCGTGCTGGTCATGGGTGCCTATGGTCACTCGCCGCTCAGGAATTTGATCGTCGGCAGTACCACGACGGCAATGATACGAGCTGTTGAGGTGCCGATCCTGCTTGCGCGATAG
- a CDS encoding SulP family inorganic anion transporter, which yields MSFFSSFRREWMSSPRNDILAGIVVALALIPEAIGFSIIAGIDPRVGLYASFSIAVIIALVGGRPGMISAATAAIAVLVVPLVKDHGVEYLFAATILMGIFQIIAGFLRLDLLMQYVSRSVVTGFVNALAILIFVAQLPQLTNVTWVTYVMVAGGLAIIYLFPRLTRAVPSPLIAIIVLTAISIYWGLPVNTVGDMGKLPSSLPSFLIPNVPFTFETLQIILPYSLTMAAVGLLESMMTAQIVDDLTDTPSNKRRECKGQGIANFVTGFFGGMGGCAMIGQSVINVKSGGSTRLSTFVAGSFLLFLIVVLGPLVARIPMPALVAVMIMVSIGTFSWGSIRNLRSHPWQSSVVMLATVVVVVWTHDLAQGVLAGVLLSGVFFAGKVKRLFAVTSALSEDGRTRTYYYEGQVFFASTDRFSEAIDFKEVVDHVVLDVSAAHFWDISAVGALDKVVIKLRREGTTVDVVGLNAASATMIGRFAIHDKPGADTKSLGH from the coding sequence ATGTCTTTTTTCTCCTCTTTTCGTCGCGAATGGATGTCCAGTCCTCGTAACGATATTCTTGCGGGCATCGTCGTTGCCCTTGCTCTTATCCCCGAAGCCATCGGCTTTTCCATCATCGCGGGTATTGATCCGCGGGTAGGCCTCTACGCATCGTTCTCGATCGCGGTAATCATCGCTTTAGTGGGCGGCCGGCCTGGCATGATTTCTGCGGCCACGGCCGCCATTGCCGTGCTGGTGGTGCCTTTGGTCAAGGATCATGGCGTTGAATACCTGTTCGCCGCCACAATCCTGATGGGCATCTTCCAGATCATCGCCGGCTTTCTTCGGCTTGACCTGCTGATGCAGTATGTGTCGCGGTCTGTCGTCACCGGGTTCGTGAACGCGCTGGCAATTCTGATCTTTGTTGCCCAGTTGCCGCAGCTGACCAACGTCACGTGGGTCACCTACGTGATGGTGGCGGGAGGGTTGGCGATCATCTATCTGTTTCCGCGCCTGACCCGGGCCGTGCCGTCGCCGTTGATCGCGATCATCGTGTTGACGGCCATCTCTATTTACTGGGGCCTGCCCGTCAACACGGTGGGCGACATGGGCAAGCTGCCGTCGTCCCTGCCTTCGTTCCTGATTCCGAACGTGCCCTTCACGTTTGAAACCTTGCAGATCATTCTTCCGTATTCGCTGACCATGGCGGCGGTGGGTTTGCTGGAGTCGATGATGACCGCGCAGATCGTGGACGACTTGACCGACACGCCCAGCAATAAGCGGCGCGAATGCAAGGGCCAGGGTATCGCGAACTTCGTGACGGGCTTCTTTGGCGGCATGGGCGGTTGTGCCATGATCGGCCAGTCCGTCATCAACGTGAAGTCGGGCGGTTCGACGCGGCTTTCCACTTTCGTGGCGGGTTCCTTCCTGCTGTTCCTGATCGTGGTGCTGGGGCCCTTGGTGGCCAGGATTCCCATGCCGGCACTGGTCGCGGTCATGATCATGGTGTCCATCGGCACGTTCAGTTGGGGTTCGATCCGCAACCTGCGTTCGCATCCCTGGCAGTCTTCCGTGGTCATGCTGGCGACCGTTGTGGTGGTCGTCTGGACGCATGACCTTGCACAGGGCGTACTGGCGGGCGTGCTGTTGAGCGGCGTGTTCTTCGCGGGTAAGGTCAAGCGGCTCTTCGCAGTGACTTCGGCCTTGTCTGAGGACGGGCGCACCCGCACCTACTACTACGAGGGCCAGGTGTTTTTTGCATCCACCGATCGGTTTTCAGAAGCCATTGATTTTAAAGAGGTCGTCGACCACGTGGTGCTGGATGTATCCGCCGCGCACTTCTGGGACATCTCGGCCGTGGGTGCCCTGGACAAGGTCGTGATCAAGCTGCGCCGCGAAGGCACGACTGTAGATGTCGTCGGTTTGAATGCCGCCAGCGCCACCATGATTGGTCGATTTGCAATTCACGACAAACCCGGCGCCGACACCAAGTCGTTGGGACACTAA
- a CDS encoding tyrosine-type recombinase/integrase, translating into MSEVAPLPQFVTANGSEAVSCVLGHVSDDWEAAERWLQALAARRPPVSRHTLANYQREIFRIRWYCDLVGSDGPSRWSIPDVTRYLKFLREHSGDHICGRRAARVGDIDWTPFRARLGASALANAQKVLHALLKFWFEAGYRRANPMASIGSGGGVGRDAPRRHAVPPDLIEEVLDSMEKASRTSVEKKLMFLRDRFILRLLQFTGMRASEVVLASMGDVELYADPKSGRAHWSLVVRHGKGGKTGRVALPPAVMDDLRAYRYAFNFPPDPVCGDTTALILSTRTRKVDGPARCPSTVVGRRSQRRWAEIRRRATLWDILTGAFQRCAAGFRSAGRDQDAVLLERASTHWLRHTFGRQLTAMGVDVRVVAKAMRHDDVRTSMAYTELDFLDVVREMEKAQLFGK; encoded by the coding sequence ATGAGCGAAGTGGCACCTCTCCCCCAGTTCGTCACTGCAAACGGCTCTGAGGCCGTTTCTTGCGTCCTTGGACATGTTAGCGATGACTGGGAGGCGGCAGAGCGTTGGCTTCAGGCGCTCGCTGCAAGAAGGCCGCCGGTGAGCCGGCACACACTGGCGAACTATCAGCGCGAGATCTTCCGCATCCGATGGTATTGCGACTTGGTCGGGTCTGATGGGCCGAGTCGATGGTCCATTCCCGACGTTACCCGCTATCTAAAATTCTTGCGGGAGCATTCAGGCGACCACATCTGCGGAAGACGTGCAGCACGCGTTGGTGATATCGATTGGACGCCTTTTCGCGCCAGGCTTGGTGCTTCTGCCTTGGCGAATGCTCAGAAAGTGTTGCATGCCCTCCTCAAGTTTTGGTTTGAGGCAGGGTATCGGCGGGCCAATCCGATGGCATCGATTGGGAGTGGTGGGGGAGTGGGCCGGGATGCTCCACGCCGGCATGCAGTGCCACCAGACTTGATTGAGGAGGTTCTAGATTCGATGGAAAAGGCCTCCCGCACATCGGTTGAGAAGAAGCTCATGTTCTTGCGGGATCGTTTTATCTTGCGACTGCTGCAATTCACAGGAATGAGGGCGAGCGAAGTGGTTCTCGCAAGTATGGGCGATGTCGAGCTCTATGCTGATCCGAAGTCCGGGCGCGCGCACTGGTCCTTAGTTGTGAGGCATGGGAAGGGAGGAAAAACAGGCCGCGTAGCTCTTCCACCCGCAGTCATGGACGATCTTCGTGCATACCGATACGCGTTTAACTTTCCGCCAGATCCCGTGTGTGGTGACACTACGGCGCTCATCCTGTCGACGCGGACTCGCAAGGTGGACGGGCCGGCGCGCTGCCCGTCCACCGTGGTAGGACGCCGTAGTCAGCGCCGATGGGCCGAGATTCGTCGTCGCGCCACCCTTTGGGACATACTCACGGGCGCCTTTCAGCGATGTGCTGCGGGGTTTCGTAGCGCTGGCCGGGATCAGGACGCAGTGCTGCTGGAGCGGGCGTCGACCCACTGGCTAAGGCACACGTTCGGGCGGCAGCTGACCGCGATGGGAGTGGACGTGCGGGTGGTCGCCAAGGCGATGCGTCATGACGATGTACGGACTTCTATGGCATACACGGAGCTGGACTTTCTAGACGTCGTGCGGGAAATGGAAAAGGCGCAGCTTTTCGGGAAATAA